A DNA window from Oryctolagus cuniculus chromosome 21, mOryCun1.1, whole genome shotgun sequence contains the following coding sequences:
- the AIFM3 gene encoding apoptosis-inducing factor 3 isoform X1, with protein sequence MGGCFSKPKPVELKIEVVLPEKERSKEELVASGKGSPRTYQGNGTARHFHAEEHLPAPHPYPGPQDCVEAAVCHVKDLENSQMREVELGWGKVLLVKDGGEFHALGHKCPHYGAPLVKGVLSRGRVRCPWHGACFNISTGDLEDFPGLDSLHKFQVKIEKEKVYVRASKQALQMQRRTKMMAKCISPSAGHSGSTNVLIVGAGAAGLVCAETLRQEGFSDRIVLCTLDRHLPYDRPKLSKSLDAQPEQLALRPKEFFRAYGIEVLTEAQVVTVDVRNKKAVFKDGFKLEYSKLLLAPGSSPKTLSCKGKEVENVFTIRTPEDANRVVRLARGRNAVVVGAGFLGMEVAAYLTEKAHSVSVVELEETPFRRFLGERVGRALMKMFEDNRVKFYMQTEVLELRAQEGKLKEVVLKSSKVVRADICVVGIGAVPATGFLRQSGIALDSRGFIPVNKMMQTNVPGVFAAGDAVTFPLAWRNNRKVNIPHWQMAHAQGRVAAQNMLAQEAEISTVPYLWTAMFGKSLRYAGYGEGFDDVIIQGALEELKFVAFYTKGDEVIAVASMNYDPIVSKVAEVLASGRAIRKREVELFTLHSKTGDMSWLTGKGS encoded by the exons TGGAGCTCAAAATCGAGGTGGTGCTGCCAGAGAAGGAGCGAAGCAAGGAGGAGCTGGTGGCCAGCGGGAAGGGCAGTCCCCGGACCTACCAGGGCAACGGCACTGCCCGCCACTTCCACGCCGAGGAGCACCTGCCTGCCCCGCACCCCTACCCCGGCCCTCAGGACTGCGTGGAGGCCGCCGTCTGTCACGTCAAAGACCTGGAAAACAGCCA gatgcGGGAAGTGGAGCTAGGCTGGGGGAAGGTGTTGCTGGTGAAAGATGGCGGGGAATTCCATGCCTTAGGCCACAAGTGCCCACACTACGGTGCACCCCTGGTCAAAG GCGTGCTATCCCGGGGCCGCGTGCGCTGCCCCTGGCACGGTGCCTGTTTCAACATCAGCACCGGGGACCTGGAAGACTTCCCGGGCCTGGACAGCCTGCACAAGTTCCAG GTGAAGATTGAGAAGGAGAAGGTGTACGTCCGGGCCAGCAAGCAG GCCCTACAAATGCAGAGGAGGACCAAGATGATGGCCAAGTGTATCTCTCCAAGTGCCGGGCACAGCGGCAGCACCAATGTGCTCATTGTGGGTGCAG GTGCAGCAGGCCTGGTGTGTGCGGAGACACTGAGACAGGAGGGCTTTTCAGACCGGATCGTCCTGTGCACGCTGGACCGGCACCTCCCCTACGACCGGCCCAAGCTGAGCAAG TCCCTGGACGCGCAGCCTGAGCAGCTGGCCCTGAGGCCCAAGGAATTCTTCCGGGCCTACGGCATCGAGGTCCTCACAGAGGCCCAG GTGGTCACCGTGGATGTGAGAAACAAGAAGGCGGTATTCAAGGATGGCTTCAAGTTGGAGTACAGCAAACTGTTGCTGGCAccaggcagcag CCCCAAGACCCTCAGCTGCAAAGGCAAAGAGGTGGAGAACGTGTTCACCATCCGGACACCTGAGGATGCCAACCGCGTGGTGAGGCTGGCCCGGGGCCGCAATGCCGTGGTCGTGGGAGCTGGCTTCCTGG GGATGGAGGTGGCCGCCTACCTGACGGAGAAGGCCCACTCGGTGTCAGTGGTGGAACTGGAGGAGACGCCCTTCAGGAGGTTCCTGGGGGAGCGCGTCGGTCGTGCCCTCATGAAG ATGTTTGAGGACAACCGGGTAAAGTTCTACATGCAGACAGAGGTGTTGGAGCTGCGGGCCCAGGAGGGAAAG CTGAAGGAGGTTGTGTTGAAGAGCAGCAAGGTCGTGCGGGCTGACATCTGCGTGGTGGGCATTG GTGCGGTGCCCGCCACCGGCTTCCTGAGGCAGAGCGGCATTGCCCTGGATTCCCGCGGCTTCATCCCTGTCAACAAG ATGATGCAAACCAACGTCCCCGGCGTGTTTGCAGCTGGCGACGCCGTCACCTTCCCCCTAGCCTGGAGGAACAACCGGAAAGTGAACATCCCACACTGGCAGATGGCGCATGCGCAGG GGCGCGTGGCAGCACAAAACATGCTGGCCCAAGAGGCGGAGATCAGCACGGTGCCCTACCTCTGGACGGCCATGTTCGGCAAAAGCCTGCGATACGCTG GCTACGGAGAAGGCTTCGATGACGTCATCATCCAGGGGGCTCTGGAGGAGCTGAAGTTCGTGGCTTTTTACACCAA AGGCGACGAGGTGATTGCCGTGGCCAGCATGAACTACGATCCCATCGTGTCCAAGGTGGCTGAGGTGCTGGCCTCTGGCCGCGCCATCCGGAAGCGGGAGGTGGA ACTGTTCACGCTGCACAGCAA GACTGGCGACATGTCCTGGCTCACCGGGAAAGGATCCTGA
- the AIFM3 gene encoding apoptosis-inducing factor 3 isoform X2, whose protein sequence is MGGCFSKPKPVELKIEVVLPEKERSKEELVASGKGSPRTYQGNGTARHFHAEEHLPAPHPYPGPQDCVEAAVCHVKDLENSQMREVELGWGKVLLVKDGGEFHALGHKCPHYGAPLVKGVLSRGRVRCPWHGACFNISTGDLEDFPGLDSLHKFQVKIEKEKVYVRASKQALQMQRRTKMMAKCISPSAGHSGSTNVLIVGAGAAGLVCAETLRQEGFSDRIVLCTLDRHLPYDRPKLSKSLDAQPEQLALRPKEFFRAYGIEVLTEAQVVTVDVRNKKAVFKDGFKLEYSKLLLAPGSSPKTLSCKGKEVENVFTIRTPEDANRVVRLARGRNAVVVGAGFLGMEVAAYLTEKAHSVSVVELEETPFRRFLGERVGRALMKMFEDNRVKFYMQTEVLELRAQEGKLKEVVLKSSKVVRADICVVGIGAVPATGFLRQSGIALDSRGFIPVNKMMQTNVPGVFAAGDAVTFPLAWRNNRKVNIPHWQMAHAQGRVAAQNMLAQEAEISTVPYLWTAMFGKSLRYAGYGEGFDDVIIQGALEELKFVAFYTKGDEVIAVASMNYDPIVSKVAEVLASGRAIRKREVETGDMSWLTGKGS, encoded by the exons TGGAGCTCAAAATCGAGGTGGTGCTGCCAGAGAAGGAGCGAAGCAAGGAGGAGCTGGTGGCCAGCGGGAAGGGCAGTCCCCGGACCTACCAGGGCAACGGCACTGCCCGCCACTTCCACGCCGAGGAGCACCTGCCTGCCCCGCACCCCTACCCCGGCCCTCAGGACTGCGTGGAGGCCGCCGTCTGTCACGTCAAAGACCTGGAAAACAGCCA gatgcGGGAAGTGGAGCTAGGCTGGGGGAAGGTGTTGCTGGTGAAAGATGGCGGGGAATTCCATGCCTTAGGCCACAAGTGCCCACACTACGGTGCACCCCTGGTCAAAG GCGTGCTATCCCGGGGCCGCGTGCGCTGCCCCTGGCACGGTGCCTGTTTCAACATCAGCACCGGGGACCTGGAAGACTTCCCGGGCCTGGACAGCCTGCACAAGTTCCAG GTGAAGATTGAGAAGGAGAAGGTGTACGTCCGGGCCAGCAAGCAG GCCCTACAAATGCAGAGGAGGACCAAGATGATGGCCAAGTGTATCTCTCCAAGTGCCGGGCACAGCGGCAGCACCAATGTGCTCATTGTGGGTGCAG GTGCAGCAGGCCTGGTGTGTGCGGAGACACTGAGACAGGAGGGCTTTTCAGACCGGATCGTCCTGTGCACGCTGGACCGGCACCTCCCCTACGACCGGCCCAAGCTGAGCAAG TCCCTGGACGCGCAGCCTGAGCAGCTGGCCCTGAGGCCCAAGGAATTCTTCCGGGCCTACGGCATCGAGGTCCTCACAGAGGCCCAG GTGGTCACCGTGGATGTGAGAAACAAGAAGGCGGTATTCAAGGATGGCTTCAAGTTGGAGTACAGCAAACTGTTGCTGGCAccaggcagcag CCCCAAGACCCTCAGCTGCAAAGGCAAAGAGGTGGAGAACGTGTTCACCATCCGGACACCTGAGGATGCCAACCGCGTGGTGAGGCTGGCCCGGGGCCGCAATGCCGTGGTCGTGGGAGCTGGCTTCCTGG GGATGGAGGTGGCCGCCTACCTGACGGAGAAGGCCCACTCGGTGTCAGTGGTGGAACTGGAGGAGACGCCCTTCAGGAGGTTCCTGGGGGAGCGCGTCGGTCGTGCCCTCATGAAG ATGTTTGAGGACAACCGGGTAAAGTTCTACATGCAGACAGAGGTGTTGGAGCTGCGGGCCCAGGAGGGAAAG CTGAAGGAGGTTGTGTTGAAGAGCAGCAAGGTCGTGCGGGCTGACATCTGCGTGGTGGGCATTG GTGCGGTGCCCGCCACCGGCTTCCTGAGGCAGAGCGGCATTGCCCTGGATTCCCGCGGCTTCATCCCTGTCAACAAG ATGATGCAAACCAACGTCCCCGGCGTGTTTGCAGCTGGCGACGCCGTCACCTTCCCCCTAGCCTGGAGGAACAACCGGAAAGTGAACATCCCACACTGGCAGATGGCGCATGCGCAGG GGCGCGTGGCAGCACAAAACATGCTGGCCCAAGAGGCGGAGATCAGCACGGTGCCCTACCTCTGGACGGCCATGTTCGGCAAAAGCCTGCGATACGCTG GCTACGGAGAAGGCTTCGATGACGTCATCATCCAGGGGGCTCTGGAGGAGCTGAAGTTCGTGGCTTTTTACACCAA AGGCGACGAGGTGATTGCCGTGGCCAGCATGAACTACGATCCCATCGTGTCCAAGGTGGCTGAGGTGCTGGCCTCTGGCCGCGCCATCCGGAAGCGGGAGGTGGA GACTGGCGACATGTCCTGGCTCACCGGGAAAGGATCCTGA